Sequence from the Corallococcus soli genome:
GGTCACGCCCCAGGGTGACGTGGTGGCAAGGGCCCCTCCGCCGCCGGGTGATCCTTCCTTCTCAGCGCCTCCGCTTGAGGAGCCAGCGCCTCCAACTGCTCCCGAACCCGCGCCGCCTCCACCTGCTCCCGCGCCCGTGAACGAAGCTCCGGCTCCCGCCCCGACTCCCGCTCCCTAACGGAGCCGGGGACCGTAGTAGCGGCGCAGCCAGCGGCTCAGGCCGTCCAGGCCGGGGAAGAGCACGCGCTCGGTGATGTTCGCCTGATCGAGCTTGTCCCGGACCTCCCACTTGAGCGCCGCCGGCACGATGAGCCGCCGCACGCCCCGGTGCTGGTGTCCCAGGAACACGTTCAGGCTCAGGCCCGGGCCGTTCATCACCGAGAACAGCGCGAACTGGTTCACGATGCGCGCATCCAGCGACGGCGGCTCGAAGAACAACACGAACGGATGCTCCGCCAGCCCGTCGAACGTCGGCAGGTCCCCGGCCACCGACGCCAGCATCTCCGCCGTGAACACGTCCGCGCCTTCCAGCCGCAGCTGCTCACGCAGCGGCCCGGGCAACTGCTGGTTCGTCTGGTGGTAGTCCACGCACCAGATGGCACCGTCCTTGTCCAGGTAGTCCTGGCGCTCGGTCATGAAGTGCAGCGCCACGTACGGGCTGAACGTCCAGTCCAGGAACCGCGTCGGCATCCCGTGGTGCTGCGCCAGCGCCAGCCAGTCCCACACCGACGTGAGCTGCGCCGTGCCCGGCACGCCCCGCGCGTACTTGCGGAAGGCCCTCAACAGGTCCCGCTCGTGCCGCACGAACGCACCCTGCCGGTTGAGCGTCGCGGACAAATCCAGCGTCGCATCCGGAATGCCGCGGAAGACGAAGCTTGTTCGAAAGCGGCCGAGCGGCTCGTTCCACGAACCGGCGAACAACACCTCCTGCAACTCCAGCCATGATGTGACGCGCTGTTCCTGCATTCACGCCCTCTCACCCTGAAGGTGAGCCCTGCCGTCGCGGCGGGCAGTGGCCCCGCGTCCACTGCCGCCTCAGACGACGGGCGCCCTCCAGGCCCGCTCCTACCCCTTGCGGGGAGGCACGGGCCCGGTCGGACGCCCGGT
This genomic interval carries:
- a CDS encoding FRG domain-containing protein, with amino-acid sequence MQEQRVTSWLELQEVLFAGSWNEPLGRFRTSFVFRGIPDATLDLSATLNRQGAFVRHERDLLRAFRKYARGVPGTAQLTSVWDWLALAQHHGMPTRFLDWTFSPYVALHFMTERQDYLDKDGAIWCVDYHQTNQQLPGPLREQLRLEGADVFTAEMLASVAGDLPTFDGLAEHPFVLFFEPPSLDARIVNQFALFSVMNGPGLSLNVFLGHQHRGVRRLIVPAALKWEVRDKLDQANITERVLFPGLDGLSRWLRRYYGPRLR